The proteins below come from a single Mucilaginibacter mali genomic window:
- the pulA gene encoding type I pullulanase, whose protein sequence is MALSLFSFRPQHDMAALPAYSGTDLGVSYTAAQTRFKIWAPTAGTVKLRLYAKGDGGKALKTIDMAKGVNGTWQTVIKGDIQNKYYTIQTQVDGKWLLESPDMYAKAVGVNGKRGMVVNLAATDPAGWVADKKPVQKNFTDIIIYELHVRDASIAANSGIKHKGKFLGLTESGTKSPQGEATGLDHIKQLGVTHVHLLPSFDYNSVDESKNAPQYNWGYDPLNYNVPEGSYATDAYNGQVRIREFKQMVQAIHRKGLRVILDVVYNHTADVDHSNFTQAVPGYFYRHNADGSYANATACGNETASENAMVRKFMIESVVYWAKEYHLDGFRFDLMGVHDMETMNQISAALHKVDPTIFLYGEGWTVGASPLPEELRAVKKNTLKLDKIAAFGDDMRDGLRGPFNDVKQKGFVSGAPNTAESVKFGIVGAVQHPQINYKLVNYSKAPWAKEPYQSICYVSCHDDPTLFDRLRLSNPTASEADLIKMDELANGIVLTSQGVTFLHAGEEMLRTKNLVGNSYNSPDSINELNWSRKSRYKAVFNYYQQMIALRKNHPAFRMPSAAMIRQHLEFIDTGDPMVIGYQLKDHANGDKWKNILVLINGDTKGKGVKIPKGNWVMAVKGSQVNEEAKAAFDADVLEMKGTALYILFEK, encoded by the coding sequence ATGGCGCTTTCTTTGTTTTCGTTTCGCCCGCAGCATGATATGGCTGCCTTGCCGGCTTATAGCGGTACCGATCTGGGGGTAAGCTACACGGCTGCCCAAACCCGTTTCAAAATATGGGCGCCAACGGCAGGCACTGTTAAATTGCGGCTATATGCAAAAGGCGATGGCGGCAAGGCGTTAAAAACTATCGATATGGCTAAGGGCGTTAATGGCACCTGGCAAACGGTTATCAAGGGCGATATCCAAAACAAATACTACACCATCCAAACGCAGGTAGATGGCAAATGGCTGCTGGAATCCCCGGATATGTATGCCAAAGCAGTAGGCGTTAACGGCAAGCGCGGTATGGTAGTTAACCTGGCGGCCACTGATCCGGCCGGTTGGGTAGCCGATAAAAAGCCTGTGCAGAAGAATTTTACCGATATCATCATCTACGAACTGCACGTGCGTGATGCTTCTATCGCCGCCAACTCTGGTATTAAACATAAAGGAAAGTTTTTGGGCTTGACGGAGAGCGGCACCAAAAGCCCACAAGGCGAGGCTACCGGGCTTGATCATATTAAACAATTGGGTGTAACGCACGTGCACCTGTTGCCATCGTTCGATTATAATTCGGTTGATGAAAGTAAGAACGCGCCGCAATACAACTGGGGTTATGACCCGCTGAACTATAATGTGCCCGAGGGCAGCTACGCTACCGATGCGTATAACGGGCAGGTGCGTATCCGCGAATTTAAACAGATGGTGCAGGCCATACACCGTAAGGGCTTGCGGGTGATATTGGACGTGGTGTACAACCATACCGCCGATGTTGACCACTCGAACTTTACCCAGGCGGTACCGGGCTATTTTTACCGCCACAATGCCGATGGCAGCTACGCTAACGCTACGGCCTGCGGTAACGAGACGGCCAGCGAGAACGCCATGGTGCGTAAGTTCATGATCGAGTCGGTGGTGTATTGGGCTAAAGAGTACCATTTAGATGGTTTCCGGTTCGACCTGATGGGTGTACACGATATGGAGACTATGAACCAAATAAGCGCCGCGCTGCACAAGGTTGACCCGACTATTTTCCTATATGGCGAGGGTTGGACAGTAGGTGCAAGCCCCCTGCCTGAAGAATTACGTGCCGTGAAAAAGAACACCCTGAAACTGGATAAAATAGCCGCCTTTGGCGACGATATGCGCGACGGTCTGCGCGGCCCTTTTAACGATGTAAAACAAAAAGGCTTTGTAAGCGGCGCGCCAAATACGGCCGAAAGCGTGAAATTCGGTATCGTTGGCGCGGTGCAGCACCCGCAGATCAATTATAAACTGGTTAACTATTCAAAAGCGCCATGGGCTAAGGAGCCTTACCAAAGTATCTGCTATGTATCCTGTCATGATGATCCTACGCTATTCGACAGGCTGCGTTTATCTAACCCCACCGCATCTGAAGCCGACCTGATAAAAATGGACGAGCTGGCCAATGGCATCGTACTCACATCGCAGGGTGTAACCTTTCTGCATGCGGGCGAAGAGATGCTGCGCACCAAAAACCTTGTAGGAAACAGCTACAACTCGCCCGATAGCATTAACGAGTTGAACTGGAGCCGAAAATCGCGCTATAAAGCGGTGTTTAATTATTATCAGCAAATGATAGCGCTGCGTAAAAACCACCCGGCATTCCGGATGCCATCGGCAGCTATGATCCGCCAGCACCTGGAGTTTATAGATACCGGCGACCCGATGGTGATTGGCTACCAACTGAAAGATCATGCCAATGGCGATAAGTGGAAGAACATCCTGGTACTCATCAACGGCGATACCAAAGGCAAGGGCGTAAAGATACCTAAAGGCAACTGGGTGATGGCTGTTAAGGGTAGCCAGGTTAACGAAGAAGCAAAAGCTGCTTTTGATGCAGATGTTTTAGAGATGAAGGGTACTGCATTATATATATTATTCGAAAAATAG
- a CDS encoding cupin-like domain-containing protein, translating to MGLNLAPIDRVDHISKEDFINNYLIPRRPLVIQKATETWPALQKWTFEYLKEVVGDKTVPLYDSSKADPSKPINAAAAEMKFADYIDLIQKQPTDLRIFLFDPIKQAPALLDDYVAPKDLMGGFLDKYPNMFFGGAGSVTFLHYDIDLAHIFHTHFNGRKHVILFDNKWSERLYRIPFATYALEDYDIENPDFEKFPALDGIEGQEAFLEHGDTLFMPTGYWHWMKYLDGSFSISLRAWDKSWVVKAKSLYNLTIQRKFDDVMKKNFRVKYMDWKERLAVKRANRALENAKP from the coding sequence ATGGGTTTAAATCTGGCGCCTATTGACAGGGTAGATCATATCAGCAAGGAAGATTTTATTAATAATTACTTAATCCCGCGCAGGCCGCTGGTGATCCAAAAAGCTACCGAGACCTGGCCTGCCCTGCAAAAATGGACCTTCGAGTATTTAAAGGAAGTTGTTGGCGATAAGACAGTCCCCTTGTACGATAGTTCAAAAGCCGACCCCTCCAAACCCATCAACGCTGCGGCTGCGGAGATGAAGTTTGCCGATTATATCGACCTGATCCAAAAGCAGCCTACCGATCTTCGTATCTTCCTGTTCGATCCGATCAAACAAGCGCCGGCCCTGCTGGATGATTACGTTGCCCCCAAAGACCTGATGGGTGGTTTCCTTGACAAATATCCTAACATGTTCTTCGGCGGCGCCGGTTCGGTTACGTTTTTACATTACGATATCGATTTGGCGCACATCTTTCATACTCATTTTAATGGGCGTAAGCATGTGATTCTATTCGACAACAAATGGAGTGAGCGCCTGTACCGGATCCCCTTTGCTACCTACGCGCTGGAAGACTATGATATTGAGAACCCGGATTTTGAAAAATTCCCGGCTTTAGATGGTATTGAAGGGCAGGAAGCTTTTCTTGAGCACGGTGATACCTTGTTTATGCCTACCGGTTACTGGCATTGGATGAAGTACCTTGATGGTTCGTTCTCTATTTCGCTAAGGGCCTGGGATAAATCGTGGGTGGTGAAGGCTAAAAGTTTGTATAACCTCACTATCCAGCGTAAGTTTGATGATGTGATGAAGAAGAATTTCAGGGTGAAATATATGGATTGGAAGGAGCGCCTGGCTGTTAAGCGGGCTAACCGAGCGCTGGAAAACGCTAAGCCGTAG
- a CDS encoding DUF1835 domain-containing protein, with amino-acid sequence MSTLHILNGDSTLYGFKQTSIDGDTMVWREVLSEGPLEMNIGAAHFWETRCQWICKTFDDNDMDYRRDMVDHLAQLTEPHDEINLWFEYDLHCQSNMLGVMNYLHQLTDLSAPNIYLISPGEFPGKPDFAGMGELNGEELQYLYDNIRLQLSEVDFTIAAETWEMYVKHDAEHLEQYLANTQFWGSLHLLKPALQAHLKRLQLNEAGLNYVEQKLLDIYNSGITKFQDMCMKFWETEKIYGMGDLEIGLYLQRLKEKVGLPELS; translated from the coding sequence ATGAGCACCCTGCACATCCTCAACGGCGACTCGACCTTGTATGGTTTTAAGCAAACCAGTATCGATGGCGATACCATGGTTTGGCGCGAAGTTTTATCCGAAGGCCCACTGGAAATGAACATCGGCGCTGCCCACTTTTGGGAAACCCGCTGCCAGTGGATCTGCAAAACATTCGACGATAACGATATGGACTACCGCCGGGATATGGTAGACCACCTTGCCCAGTTAACCGAACCGCACGACGAAATTAACCTGTGGTTCGAGTACGATCTGCACTGCCAGAGCAATATGCTGGGCGTGATGAACTACCTGCACCAGTTAACCGACTTATCGGCACCGAATATTTACCTGATCAGTCCGGGCGAGTTTCCCGGCAAGCCCGATTTTGCCGGCATGGGCGAACTGAACGGCGAAGAGCTGCAATACCTGTACGATAACATCCGCTTGCAACTAAGCGAAGTGGACTTTACCATTGCCGCCGAAACCTGGGAAATGTATGTAAAACATGATGCTGAACATTTGGAGCAGTATCTTGCTAATACCCAGTTTTGGGGGAGCCTGCATTTGCTGAAGCCCGCTTTACAAGCCCACCTAAAGCGCCTGCAACTGAATGAAGCCGGTTTGAATTACGTTGAACAAAAATTGCTGGATATTTATAACAGCGGCATCACCAAATTTCAGGATATGTGTATGAAATTTTGGGAAACGGAAAAAATATACGGCATGGGCGACCTGGAGATTGGGCTTTATTTGCAGCGGTTGAAAGAGAAGGTTGGTTTGCCGGAACTTTCGTAA
- a CDS encoding threonine synthase: protein MLTVATPHPTVIPETGSLITHLRCPECGKTYVATAVQTVCNNGTCNSSLFAEYKLDGTISKEMLTGRPANMWRYRELMPVIDTGNIVTLGEGFTPILPLQNLQHIAGDINVFIKDEAGNPTGSFKARGIGAAVSKAKELGIDTIVTPTAGNAGGALAAYAAKAGIKAIVYMPKLTPKLFKDECRLYGATLVEIDGSISDCGKLANEEALQNGWFQVSTLKEPYRLEGKKTMGYEIAEQFNWQLPDVVLYPTGGGTGLLGIWKAFDEMERMGWIDSHRPRMVAVQSDSCNGIVKAFHREHSVSEFTDGGFTIANGLRVPKPYADKLILKVLRESQGNALSVSDADMEAALKEIARNEGMLIAPEGAALWHAFKQLKASNWLHDGETVLLLNTGSGYKYLENLS from the coding sequence ATGCTAACCGTCGCTACCCCGCACCCTACTGTTATCCCCGAAACAGGATCATTGATCACCCATTTACGCTGCCCCGAATGTGGCAAAACCTATGTGGCGACGGCGGTGCAAACGGTATGTAATAACGGCACCTGCAACTCATCGCTTTTTGCGGAATATAAACTGGACGGAACAATTTCCAAAGAAATGCTAACCGGCAGGCCGGCTAACATGTGGCGCTACCGCGAGTTAATGCCGGTGATTGATACCGGGAACATTGTTACCCTTGGCGAGGGCTTCACGCCTATCCTGCCCCTGCAAAACCTGCAACATATAGCAGGCGATATCAACGTTTTTATCAAAGATGAAGCGGGCAACCCAACCGGCTCGTTCAAAGCACGGGGAATTGGCGCGGCCGTATCAAAGGCTAAAGAATTAGGCATAGACACCATTGTCACACCAACAGCAGGCAATGCGGGTGGCGCGCTGGCAGCCTATGCGGCTAAAGCTGGGATTAAAGCGATAGTTTACATGCCGAAACTCACCCCCAAGCTATTTAAAGATGAATGCCGCCTGTATGGAGCTACCCTGGTAGAAATTGACGGTAGCATTAGCGATTGCGGTAAACTGGCCAACGAGGAAGCGCTGCAGAACGGCTGGTTCCAGGTATCTACCCTTAAAGAACCTTACCGCCTTGAAGGCAAAAAAACCATGGGCTACGAAATTGCCGAACAGTTTAACTGGCAACTACCCGATGTGGTACTATACCCCACCGGCGGCGGTACCGGCTTGCTGGGCATATGGAAAGCCTTTGACGAGATGGAACGCATGGGTTGGATAGACAGCCATCGCCCAAGGATGGTAGCCGTACAGTCGGACAGTTGCAACGGCATTGTTAAAGCTTTTCACCGCGAGCACAGCGTATCCGAATTTACCGATGGCGGCTTCACCATAGCCAACGGCCTGCGCGTGCCCAAACCTTATGCCGATAAGTTAATACTAAAGGTACTGCGCGAAAGCCAGGGCAACGCCCTCAGCGTAAGCGATGCCGATATGGAAGCAGCTCTGAAAGAAATAGCCCGCAACGAAGGCATGCTGATAGCCCCCGAAGGCGCCGCCCTGTGGCATGCCTTTAAGCAATTAAAAGCCAGCAACTGGCTGCACGATGGCGAGACCGTGTTGTTACTCAACACCGGCAGCGGGTATAAATATTTGGAGAACCTATCCTGA
- a CDS encoding MFS transporter gives MPHHDAIITYKTPRKARLSSTIFYFISGFGYSAWASRIPSIQAHLHLNEAQLGAVLFAMPAGLMLTMPVTGQLLSRFTSRSIMLSGALVFNLMLILMGFATHTWQVVTILFFFGSSRNLFNLSLNAQSVSVQSLYDRSIMTFFHGIWSMAGFAGAAVGYLMVMFNIAPNWHFPGVGIAMIVTALLFFPDTIYHKPSAQQKKPVFSLPDKFLLKFALICFACMACENTMYDWSGIYFEKAVHTSKHAATIGFVFYMVAMTISRFVGDTLVNCYGVKSILYYSGWLTFAGMAIASLIPYPVIACVGFVLTGAGVSCVVPLVFSMAGKSKTMSGALAIAAISTIGYLGFLLVPPLVGFVAQGLGLRVAFGMMSAFGLLIVWMVSLIKEEEQV, from the coding sequence ATGCCCCATCACGATGCCATCATTACCTACAAAACCCCGCGTAAGGCCCGCTTATCAAGCACCATATTTTATTTTATATCCGGGTTCGGTTATTCGGCATGGGCGTCGCGCATACCATCTATACAGGCGCATCTTCACTTAAACGAGGCTCAACTGGGGGCAGTACTATTTGCTATGCCGGCCGGGTTAATGCTCACCATGCCGGTCACAGGGCAACTGCTTAGCCGTTTTACCAGCCGCAGCATTATGCTTTCGGGGGCCCTTGTATTTAACCTGATGCTGATATTGATGGGTTTTGCGACTCATACCTGGCAGGTGGTAACCATATTGTTTTTCTTTGGCTCATCACGAAATTTATTCAACCTGTCGCTCAACGCACAGTCGGTAAGCGTTCAATCGCTGTACGATAGGTCTATCATGACTTTTTTCCACGGAATATGGAGCATGGCCGGTTTTGCCGGGGCGGCGGTAGGTTACCTGATGGTGATGTTTAATATTGCCCCGAACTGGCATTTTCCGGGCGTAGGGATTGCCATGATTGTAACTGCGCTATTGTTTTTTCCGGATACGATTTACCATAAACCATCGGCGCAGCAAAAAAAGCCGGTGTTTTCCCTGCCCGATAAATTCCTGCTCAAGTTCGCCCTGATATGCTTTGCCTGTATGGCCTGCGAAAATACGATGTACGATTGGAGCGGCATCTATTTTGAAAAAGCGGTGCATACCAGCAAACATGCTGCTACAATAGGTTTTGTATTTTACATGGTAGCCATGACCATCAGCCGGTTTGTTGGCGACACCCTGGTGAACTGCTACGGTGTGAAGTCGATTTTATATTATAGTGGCTGGCTTACCTTTGCTGGTATGGCTATAGCATCGCTGATACCATATCCTGTGATCGCCTGTGTCGGTTTTGTATTGACTGGGGCCGGGGTATCGTGTGTGGTGCCGCTGGTGTTCAGTATGGCGGGTAAATCAAAAACCATGAGCGGCGCGCTGGCCATCGCGGCCATATCAACTATTGGGTACCTGGGGTTTTTGCTGGTGCCGCCTTTGGTGGGTTTTGTAGCGCAGGGGCTGGGCTTAAGGGTTGCTTTTGGAATGATGTCTGCATTCGGCCTGCTCATTGTGTGGATGGTATCATTAATAAAGGAAGAAGAACAAGTGTAA